The Candidatus Angelobacter sp. DNA segment TTGCCCGAACCCGTCACCCCGAGCAGCGTCTGGTGCTTGGCGTCGGACAGAATTCCTTCCGTCAGTTCGGCGATGGCGCGCGGTTGATCACCGGCGGGGCGGTATGGCGCGACGAGCTCAAACATCGAAGCGAAGTTAGGAGCAGGGTGGGGGAGTGTCAATGAAGCGCGGGGGACGGAGGTGATCCTGGCGGCCCGGAATAACCAAACAATTCTTTACATTCTGGTCACCTGCGGCAAACCTTGTGTCGTCATGGACACGCTTTTGTCTTTTTTGAACGGCGACCTTTCGATCTGGGGCGTAATTGCTGTGCCGGTCGGAGTCGCGATCTGCTTTGGACCGGCTCTGGTGACGTGGTTGAAGGCTGAAATAAAAACATCCGAAAAGGACGGGGAAAGCCGGTAGATCCGATTCGTGGCAGCCACGCAGGGGAAACCGGCTCCGATTCGGCGATGTCCACCGGACCAGGATTCTGATTTGGGGACTGTTTGGCGCGGTTTCGTGCTCTCACCGCGGTCAAGTGTGTAATTCAACGGATCGGAGCGATCGGCATTTTCGGTTATTCGTTGAATCGTTCATCGGTTCGGATAAACTTCGTTGTCAGACAGACCATGAAAATATTCCTGGCACCCGCCGTGTTCCTTTCTTTTTCTTTTTTGTTGTGCGCTGAAATAAAGGACCCCGTTCCCCTCTGGCCCGCCGGCGCACCCGGCGCCCTTGGGAAGGATGACAAGGACGTTCCCACCCTCACGCCTTACCTCGCGGAACCGGACAAAGCGACTGGTGCGGCGATGGTGATTTGTCCGGGCGGTGGCTATGGCATGCTGGCGCCACACGAGGGCAACGACTATGCGTTGTGGTTGAATCAGCATGGCGTGACCGCGTTCGTGCTCAAGTACCGGCTCGGGTCAAACGGATACCGTCATCCAGCAATGCTGAACGACGCGGCTCGCGCGGTCCGGCTCGTGCGCGCAAGGTCGAAGGACTGGAAGATTGATCCGCATCGCGTCGGTCTCATGGGCTCGTCGGCGGGCGGGCATCTGGCTTCGACGTTGCTCACACATTTCGACGCGGGCAAGGCGGATGCAACCGACCCGATTGAACGGGAAAGTTCGCGGCCGGACATCGGCGTTCTGTGTTATGCAGTCATCACGATGGGAGAATTCACACATCAAGGCTCGAAGAACAATCTGCTCGGCAAAGAACCTCCGGCAGAACTGGTGAAGCTCCTGTCCAACGAACTTCAGGTGACGAGGGAAACGCCGCCCTGTTTTCTTTTCCATACTTACGAGGACACGGCGGTGCCGGTGGAAAACGCCCTCATGTTCGCAGCCGCGCTGCGCAAGGCGGGCGTGCCGTTCGACCTGCACGTTTACCAGAAGGGCAGGCATGGGATCGGGTTGGGAGACAAACCTCCGTTCAACCATCCGCATCCATGGGCGAACGATTGCCTGTTCTGGTTGAAAGAACAAAAGTTCGTAAAGTAGAAGCAGCGCGGCGCCGGCAGGTCAGTGCCGCGTGCAGAATCGGAGCGTCGTCAGGACTGATTGGAAGCGTGACGAGCTGGCGCGCTGTTACCCGCCACGGATTCGAACCTTTTGCCGGCATCGGCGAGGATAACTACGATTCAGAGGTGTTCTGTAGCGAGTAGAGTGAATGACAGAGTTGAATCCGCCCGGCGTTTTGGATTTTGTCCCGTCGTTCGATAGGAATGCCCGTCCTGCGGCCTTCTTTCTTCGGATTCCGTGAGGGGCTCATCGTGCGTCTGCCCGATCGGTCGTGATTATTCACGGTCCGTGTTTCGGGCCCGAAGCAAATTGAAAGGCGATTGTTGCAGACGACAGGCCGTTCGGGATGATAGGCTGGGTTTTCAGGTGACCCTGGAAGAATCGAGATACTATGAATCGGCAAAAAATCGGCGCTCGCGCGGAATACCGTCAACTGGAAGGCCAGCGCATCAGGGACTCGGCGAGTCTCACGCAAACTTTTCCGGAATTGAAGTCATTGACGGTGGACCTTGTGTATTACAACTCCGACGGCGTTACCAAGAGCAGTCAGATCAAATACACCGTCAACCTCGACAACGCGCGGGCCGTGTTCTGTTTCGACTGCCTCAACCGCGAATGCGTCCGCGGCGATTTTGATTTGAGCGATGAGATCACCAACGCCGTGGCTGTGCGTCGTACCAGCGTGAGCGGTGAAAAGCGATGCGCGGGCTGGCTCAGCAAGTCCACCATTGGCACGGTCCAGTGCCAGAACATTCTTCGCTACAAATTCAACCTCGGATACGGCCGGCCGGAGCGGCGGACGCGGTGAGGCCGGAAAACTTTCGGGAGGAATTTTGCGTTTGAGTGTTGCGGCCGGCCCCATTGACGGTTAGCGTACGGGGAGCGGCACGTTTTCAGGACCCGGCGGGCCGTTACCTGGCGGATTCAGGTAGGGGCACGTCCATACGTTTATGTTGAATGATTCAATTCCGACCGAAGGTGATCGCAAGGCCGACACGCCGGCCTGGAAGGCGGTCGTGGCCCGGTATCAGA contains these protein-coding regions:
- a CDS encoding alpha/beta hydrolase encodes the protein MKIFLAPAVFLSFSFLLCAEIKDPVPLWPAGAPGALGKDDKDVPTLTPYLAEPDKATGAAMVICPGGGYGMLAPHEGNDYALWLNQHGVTAFVLKYRLGSNGYRHPAMLNDAARAVRLVRARSKDWKIDPHRVGLMGSSAGGHLASTLLTHFDAGKADATDPIERESSRPDIGVLCYAVITMGEFTHQGSKNNLLGKEPPAELVKLLSNELQVTRETPPCFLFHTYEDTAVPVENALMFAAALRKAGVPFDLHVYQKGRHGIGLGDKPPFNHPHPWANDCLFWLKEQKFVK